In Arctopsyche grandis isolate Sample6627 chromosome 13, ASM5162203v2, whole genome shotgun sequence, one DNA window encodes the following:
- the LOC143920718 gene encoding protein mono-ADP-ribosyltransferase PARP12-like, which yields MGGLFSSGAAERQKMEEAERQRKIEREWQLPKINELRSLEYWERIRLDQIKTEAQRLTNNTQNNTVIQQSSKPIQYNQAAQRGSNIIQHNTLIQQRQNTIENIQSIESKLAKLNMGKYRDGLVEKILQQEILQEIFIHTDRIVIEKCEINTEDRNFVELQFKNTTQKHFKVKKVERVQNPYLRACYLLRKKEYEIRYGKNSVQEEFMFHGTGQHNVHSIQVNNFDWRRHGKAKGNIFGKGVSFTPISNYASNYSDKYGGDKCMFGVDVLVSMMYEGNKNMIFPPVYDLKNGSRYDTSAKPNGQVIVKYRDDEFYPSYIITFTGTTIKKSV from the coding sequence agcTGCCGAGAGGCAAAAAATGGAGGAAGCTGAGAGGCAGAGAAAAATAGAGAGGGAGTGGCAGTtaccaaaaataaatgaattgcgAAGTTTGGAATACTGGGAGAGAATCAGATTGGACCAGATAAAAACAGAAGCACAGCGATTAACAAATAATACCCAAAACAATACAGTAATTCAACAAAGTTCTAAGCCAATCCAATACAATCAAGCGGCTCAGCGAGGATCCAATATAATCCAGCACAATACATTGATACAACAAAGGCAAAACACCATTGAAAACATACAATCGATAGAATCAAAATTAGCCAAATTGAACATGGGTAAATATAGGGATGGGCTTGTCGAAAAGATACTACAACAAGAAATATTACAAGAGATTTTCATACACACCGACAGAATTGTTATAGAAAAATGCGAGATAAATACAGAAGACAGAAACTTCGTAGAACTTCAATTTAAGAATACAACTCAGAAACATTTCAAAGTGAAGAAAGTAGAGAGAGTGCAAAATCCTTACCTCAGAGCGTGTTATCTGCTGCGGAAAAAGGAGTACGAGATTCGTTATGGGAAAAACAGTGTTCAAGAGGAATTCATGTTTCACGGAACAGGACAACACAATGTGCATTCCATCCAGGTGAACAATTTCGACTGGAGACGTCATGGGAAAGCCAAAGGCAACATATTCGGGAAGGGGGTGTCTTTTACCCCAATCTCCAACTATGCCAGTAACTATAGCGATAAATATGGTGGCGATAAGTGCATGTTCGGTGTAGATGTGCTCGTATCCATGATGTATGAAGGaaacaaaaatatgatttttccacCCGTGTATGACTTGAAAAACGGATCTCGTTATGATACAAGTGCAAAGCCAAACGGTCAAGTCATAGTCAAGTACAGAGATGATGAGTTCTATCCCAGTTATATCATTACCTTTACGGGAAccacaataaaaaaatctgtctga